The following DNA comes from Anaerostipes rhamnosivorans.
GTTGACGGCCGGGCAGAGGCGCTGGAGTTTCATATTGAGGAACACGCACCGGTTATCGGTATCCCGCTACAGTCATTGCCGCTGCGGGACCAGATTTTAATCTGCAGTATCAACCGGAACGGAACAGTGATCATACCAAAGGGACAGGACACGATACGGATCGGGGACACCGTGATCGTTGTAACGACCAAGACCGGACTTCATGATATCAGTGATATCTTGAGAAAAGAATAAGAATGATGGGAGTAAAAAGAATATGAATTATGGTGTTATCCGGTACATATTGGGACTGGTCATGCTGTTTGAGGGAGCGTTTCTCTCCCTGCCGTGTATCGTGGCATTAATATACAGGGAGGCAAGAGGAATCCCGTTTTTTGCGGTCATGCTGCTCTGCCTCTTCGTAGGTTTTCTTATGAGCCATAAAAAACCGAAAAGCATGCAGTATTATGCAAAAGAAGGATTTGTTGCGGTAGCGCTGAGCTGGATCATGATGAGCTTTTTCGGCTGCCTTCCTTTTGTATTTAACGGGGATATTCCGTCTTTTACCAATGCGATGTTTGAGATGATCTCTGGATTTACTACTACAGGAGCCAGCATTCTGGACGATGTGGAGGTGCTGGCTAAGTGCAGTCTCTTCTGGAGAAGTTTCAGCCATTGGATCGGAGGCATGGGGGTGCTGGTCTTTATCCTGGCAATCCTTCCCATGGGAGGAGGACAAAATCTCCATTTGATGAAAGCGGAGAGCCCTGGGCCGTCTGTAGGAAAACTGGTGCCGAAGGTGCGGCAGACTGCCAAGATCCTGTATGGGATCTATTGCTTTATGACGGTGGTTGAGATTGTAATTCTTATGTTCGGAGGCCTTCCCCTCTTTGATTCCATGCTGCTGTCTTTCGGAAGCGCGGGTACCGGAGGCTTCTCCATCTTAAACTCTGGATTTGCGGATTATTCGCCTTTCATCCAATATACTGTGACGGTGTTTATGATTCTGTTCGGCGTAAATTTTAATGTCTATTATTTCATACTGATCAGAAAGTTTAAGGACGCGTTCAAGTTTGAAGAATTGAAATATTATCTGTTTGTCATCGCGGC
Coding sequences within:
- a CDS encoding TrkH family potassium uptake protein translates to MNYGVIRYILGLVMLFEGAFLSLPCIVALIYREARGIPFFAVMLLCLFVGFLMSHKKPKSMQYYAKEGFVAVALSWIMMSFFGCLPFVFNGDIPSFTNAMFEMISGFTTTGASILDDVEVLAKCSLFWRSFSHWIGGMGVLVFILAILPMGGGQNLHLMKAESPGPSVGKLVPKVRQTAKILYGIYCFMTVVEIVILMFGGLPLFDSMLLSFGSAGTGGFSILNSGFADYSPFIQYTVTVFMILFGVNFNVYYFILIRKFKDAFKFEELKYYLFVIAAAIACITYNIRDLFPTLESAFRHASFQVGSIITTTGYSSVDFNTWPEFSKVILVMLMFIGACAGSTGGGIKVSRVILMLKTVKKEMYFYIHPRSIRKIKFNQHVVEHEVMRSINIFLITYMMILSFSTLLIALDGYDLITDFTAVAATLNNIGPGLELVGPTSNFGMFSDFSKVVLMFDMLAGRLELFPMLVLISPITWRDTKVFKKIPKYKGRASDI